One segment of Dehalococcoidia bacterium DNA contains the following:
- a CDS encoding PHP domain-containing protein, translated as MPSRADLHTHSTYSDGVLTPRELVDLAYRRGVRILALTDHDTTDGLPEALAASRFYPDLLLIPGVEMSTDVPGNEVHILGYFMDWQDVAFQRELARLRDSRVTRARRMVDKLAELGMPVSWERVLQIAGDGAVGRPHIARAMVEAGYVQSVNEAFERYIGRRGPAYVEREKLTPVEVVQLLQRFGGLTVLAHPRELMDQLDSLLPPLKEAGLTGMEVYYQDYGPEEIETLLGWARRFGLLPLGGSDYHGLGGPQQREPGDIPLPEEPVQELLELARARGRLLPS; from the coding sequence ATGCCCAGCCGTGCTGACCTTCACACCCACAGCACCTACTCCGATGGCGTCCTCACCCCCAGGGAGCTCGTGGACTTGGCCTATCGCCGGGGAGTGCGGATCCTGGCCCTCACCGACCACGACACCACCGACGGCCTCCCAGAGGCCTTGGCTGCCTCCCGCTTTTATCCCGACCTTCTGCTCATCCCAGGCGTGGAGATGAGCACCGATGTGCCGGGCAACGAGGTCCACATCCTGGGCTATTTCATGGACTGGCAGGACGTGGCTTTTCAGCGGGAGCTGGCCCGCCTGCGCGACTCCCGCGTCACCCGCGCCCGCCGTATGGTGGACAAGTTGGCGGAGCTCGGCATGCCCGTATCATGGGAGAGGGTGTTGCAGATCGCCGGCGATGGAGCGGTGGGCAGGCCCCACATCGCCCGGGCCATGGTGGAGGCAGGGTATGTCCAGAGCGTCAACGAGGCCTTCGAGCGCTACATCGGCCGGCGTGGGCCAGCCTACGTAGAGAGGGAAAAGCTCACCCCTGTGGAGGTGGTCCAGCTGCTGCAAAGGTTTGGAGGGCTCACCGTCCTCGCCCACCCTCGGGAGCTTATGGATCAGCTGGACAGCCTCCTGCCCCCCTTAAAGGAGGCGGGGCTTACGGGCATGGAGGTGTACTATCAGGACTACGGGCCTGAGGAGATAGAGACGCTGCTAGGCTGGGCCCGCCGCTTCGGACTCTTACCCCTGGGAGGGAGCGATTACCATGGCCTGGGAGGGCCCCAGCAGCGGGAGCCTGGCGACATACCCTTGCCCGAGGAGCCCGTCCAAGAGCTGCTGGAGCTGGCTAGGGCGCGGGGGCGCCTCTTGCCCTCCTAG
- a CDS encoding fumarylacetoacetate hydrolase family protein, which translates to MKLGRILLAGPDGYEARLVAVLPEEGLVVDLARAERLRLERRGASPEAARRLARALFPGSMAAALALGEPFLEAVERLLAGPYADAALPLQGQHWLPPVDPPVMRDCLAFEEHLRNTIGRWGPVPDVYYRLPIYYKGNPTTLIGHEAEVPWPSRAQEMDFELELGFIIGKGGKDLTPDEAKEHIFAVTILNDFSARDLQREEMAGLLGPAKGKDFATALGPWMTTVDELDLLNLEMVARVNGELWSQGNSGTIMWRPEELVAYISQDEAVHPGDLIGSGTVGKGCGLELGRLLQPGDVVELEVSGIGVLRNRVGQPHPPRWQPPPRPRPG; encoded by the coding sequence ATGAAGTTAGGACGCATCCTGCTGGCAGGACCCGACGGCTACGAGGCGCGTCTTGTCGCTGTCCTCCCTGAGGAGGGGCTGGTGGTGGACCTGGCGCGGGCCGAACGCCTGCGTTTGGAAAGACGCGGCGCCTCCCCAGAGGCGGCCCGGCGCCTGGCTAGGGCTCTTTTCCCCGGCAGTATGGCCGCCGCCCTCGCCCTGGGGGAGCCCTTCCTGGAGGCGGTAGAGCGCTTGCTAGCCGGCCCCTACGCCGATGCCGCCCTTCCCCTCCAGGGGCAACACTGGCTGCCACCCGTCGACCCGCCGGTGATGCGGGACTGCCTGGCCTTCGAGGAGCACCTGCGCAACACCATCGGCCGCTGGGGCCCAGTGCCCGATGTCTACTACCGCCTCCCCATCTATTACAAAGGGAACCCCACCACCCTCATAGGCCACGAGGCGGAGGTCCCCTGGCCTTCCCGCGCCCAGGAGATGGACTTCGAGCTGGAGCTGGGGTTCATCATCGGCAAGGGGGGCAAAGACCTCACCCCGGACGAGGCCAAGGAGCACATCTTCGCCGTCACCATCCTTAACGACTTCAGCGCCCGAGACCTGCAGCGGGAGGAGATGGCCGGGCTGCTGGGACCGGCCAAGGGCAAGGACTTCGCCACCGCCCTAGGGCCCTGGATGACCACCGTGGACGAGCTAGACCTGCTGAACCTGGAGATGGTGGCCAGGGTCAATGGCGAGCTGTGGTCCCAGGGCAATTCAGGAACCATCATGTGGCGGCCAGAGGAGCTGGTGGCCTACATCTCCCAGGACGAGGCGGTGCACCCAGGGGACCTCATAGGCTCTGGGACGGTGGGCAAGGGATGCGGCCTGGAGCTGGGCCGTCTCCTCCAGCCTGGGGACGTGGTGGAGTTGGAGGTATCGGGCATCGGCGTCCTGCGCAATAGGGTGGGACAGCCCCACCCACC